DNA sequence from the Tachysurus vachellii isolate PV-2020 chromosome 16, HZAU_Pvac_v1, whole genome shotgun sequence genome:
CAAGTCagtaagcttttattgtcatttcagaatcagaatcaggtttattggccaagtttgttgacacacacaaggaatttgtttccagctgtttgtgactctcaaaagtacagacataaataacattatactatacaagacaagataatacagacataaataacattatactatacaagacaagataatacagacataaataacactatactatacaagacaagataatacagacataaataacactatactatacaagacaagataatacagacataaataacactatactatacaagacaagataatacagacttaacactgtactatagaagacaagataatacagacataaatagcattatactatacaagacaagataatacagacataaataacactatactatacaagacaagataatacagacttaacactgtactatagaagacaagataatacagacataaataacactatactatacaagacaagataatacagacataaataacactatattatacaagacaagataatacagacataaataacactatactatacaagacaagataatacagacataaataacattatactatactatacaagataatacagactatacaagaatctggactgtcactttaactctggacttgcacagcacagtgccactttatacacaccatactgcacatggacactttaaggacaatcataaaacgcatttatgtatatacactatattgctcacttattttattcattcattcattcatcttctaccgcttatccgaactacctcgggtcacggggagcctgtgcctatctcaggcatcatcgggcatcaaggcaggatacaccctggacggagtgccaacccatcgcagggcacacacacactctcattcactcacgcaatcacacactagggacaattttccagagatgccaatcaacctaccatgcatgtctttggactgagggaggaaaccggagtacccggaggaaacccccgaggcacggggagaacatgcaaactccacacacacaaggtggaggcgggaatcgaaccccgaccctggaggtgtgaggcgaacgtgctaaccactaagccaccgtgccccccctcacttattttaatattttcatattttatatagtttttatatagtttatactttatttatctacctcctttttatttatctacctccttttctcgttttatcattattattattattttatttttttttttatttatctatttatttatttatttatttatttattaacccaaattgcattcctttttccttttatgcatgaataccggacagttgtaaaaagctgtctatatatatatgtgtgtatatatatatatatatatatatatatatatatatatatatatatatatatatatatatatatatatatatgtgacatatatatatatatttcaaccatatatagctgttgcagtacacagtgaaatgagacaatgtttctccaggattatggtgctacataaatcaaagacagagataaggacttagtaagtttgTAGtcgatacataaagtgcaacctggtgcaaataGTGTTATATACAGAGCAGTTTGTCGTCGTAAAATATTTGCGTTGAGACTGTTTAGAAGAGCTGCAGTGATCTGTCCTGATTATTAATTAACAATTTCTCACTGTGTTCATTTGAATACAAGGCATATAACAATCACAATAAGTACAATTATATGTAATAATTTGTGTATTAATCTCTTCGTTCGTTCTCAGTAACTGTTTGATCCTGATTAGGGTAACAGTACATCTGAAGCCTAACGCCAGAAAACTGGGTGTGAGGGAATACACCATGGCTGGGATGGCAGTCCATTGcagcacacatgtacacaccatTTACATACCCGTTCACACCTAGGGCCATGTGGAGAATGTGCAAACCAGTGAACAATCAGTAACCCAAGATCAGGATCGAATAAGGGAGACGTGTGGCCACGCCACCACACTGCcagatgtttaaagaaaaagaatctAAAATAGTATTTTGCCATCATTGTTCTATACGTTTATGTAGGGAATGAGACTGTAGAATTGTTAATTTTCTTCTTTACACTGTCAGGTGTTCCGCTGTTTTCTTTAGCCTGTAGGATACAGTTAAACCAGTAAACGATAAGATTTAGGATACAATAATTAATTACAGTCCAGAGAAGTACAATAAGCCAGCACTGTGTGGTATGTAATGAGAATAACTGTACCATCTTGTAAGGTATTAGGATAGTGGACTGAAATGGTACAACAGTATTAGGTCAGActtgacacattttttttttttccatttatatatttttttaaaaaacaaagagataaaatgaaataatgcatgtttaattttgtttcaGGTGGAGACTGTATCAAGCTCAGTACCTTTGCGTGTATCAGCTGCACTTGCTGATGCGGAGGAGTCCTGGTCCAAACTGGAGACTTtacttcagagagagagagtcctgtCCAACACGCTGCAGCAGCATCTCCAGGGAGCACAGAGCTGGGCTGACAGCCTCGGACAAACTCTTGGAGAGCTAGACACACTGGAAAGACACATGAAATACCTCCAGTGCTTGTCCAGGATTGAAGAGCTCAGGTAAGAAATATATTAGCTGTAGGTCTACACATGCAATGCTGTTTCTATGTATACATGCATTCAAATGTACTTTTCTGCTGCATCACAAACTAAGCTGTACACTGCACAGTGATGTGAtctttaatgatttttatttgtgcGCAAACAGTGACAGCATTCAGCAATTCCTGATGACTAACAGTGTCTGGGAGGCAATTGGTGAAGTAGGCAACATGGCCACTCTGGACATGAGTCTTAAAGATTCAGGCTGCACCCACCTCCAAGCATTCCTCAGAGAAACATTGCACTTCTGGCATAAGATCCTAAAAGACAAGCTCTCAAGGTATTAATCATTTTCAGAATATCATGATATACATTCactatatttttaaatcagaacAACTATTCAAAAATCTACTattgttttttctctccattgGAAATTTTGGCACAATGATAtttgaaaaaagcttttatttaagGTTCCAGCTGAACTGATATGATATTGTTGCTGGTTGGTTATGGCGCAAAATATATTCACATACTCAAGTCacgtcaagaagcttttattgtcatttcaaccacatatagctgttacagtacacagtgaaatgagacaacgtttctccaggattctggtgctacataaaacaaagacatagctaaggacttagtaagttagtcctagacacataaagtgcaactgtgcaacctggtgcaaacagtgcaggacaagacaaacaagacagacaagacagtgcgggacaaaagacaaataagacaatacacaaaagacaccaaacacaaacagcgccgaccagtgtaaatactgtatgttcaacaatattgcatgcagtaatactataatgaacacagtttcatagcagcaggtccctgagataatgtaaagaattgtgcaaacagcaaacgactgaaatgttagtcagtatgtgcaaagagcaaagaagtgtgcaaaaacagcatgtaaacaggttgatggatgtaaaaagcatgtaaacaggttgatggatgtaaagagcatgtaaacaggttgatggatgtaaagagcatgtaaacaggttgatggatgtatattggaagtgtgtgtttggtgttggtctgtgcagtccatacaggtgatgtgcttgtgtatgttgtgctcagaacAGTACAGTTTCAGTTAATAAGGAAATACTGTGAacgaaaaatgaaaaaaggcaAGTCGaaaatttgcatatttttttgtttggggCACAAACATGATGTGCTACATTTATTAGACAAGGATCATGTACAGTACCATATCATTTTCCTAGCCTatttaatgcactttttttaGCAAACTGAATGCTGTGTATTAGTATATTATTTTAACTATAACTCAGCCTGCACAAGTGATGAGAtttacttgatttttttaatatgtaccAGGTCAAACAATGATCTGTTCAAgttcattcatgtttttttttagcaagtaCAAAACTGGaatctttttaattttatcacAGCGTGGTTTTGTCTAGTTGATAATGCTgatacaatttaaaaacattgcAAATGGAATTTTTTGGTTAGAATTTTGTTGTAGCTAATATGAACCAGTGAAACAAAGAGCTTAACTGTTGAATGTaacagtgttgttttttcatGAGGGTGCAGACAGTTTTACTTGAGTCACTGTGACTGTAGAACCATAACTAGAACACTAAGACCTGTTGTGtgggtctgtttttgtttttgtttttgtttttgcactgGATGTCCTAGCACTCTGTTTCCCttaatttcagtgattttgagGAGGTGCTGACGCAGCTGCACTGGCCAATAGTGTCTCCTCcgacacagtctctctctccgcTGCCCAACGCTCAGGAGCTCAGCAGCCAATTGGAACTGCTCGTTTCTCAGCTCATCTCCCTGCAGACGTCGTATCCtctgtgctacacacacacacttattcaacACATCTACTccaattatgtatatatatatatatatatatatatatatatatatatacatatatgtatgtatatatatatgtgtgtgtgtgtgtgtgtgtgtgtgtgtgtgtgtgtgtgtgtgtgtgtatgtatatatatatatatatatatatatatatatatatatatatatatatatatatatatataaaaatatatatatatatataaatatataatgtaataatttgCTCACTGTCCTAGTCAATTTAACACTTTTCAGTAATGCATAAGTTCAATGTTTGTCTCATGGAAATTAAAAGATTTATAAGTAATtgtaaaatgaacataaaactAGTTTGCCTTTAACCCATCAAAGCGATGACCTAATATCAGAGACGAAGGAGGTGCCCATCCGCCCCGGCCAGCCTCAGGCCCCACCGctctcacttcctgttcagATCATGCTGCAGCCTCTCAGTAAGAGGTTCAGGTATCACTTCACTGGGAACCGGCAGACCAACTCGCTAAGCAAGGTCGGAACAAGTAATCAATTAAAAACCATATAGAGTATTATCATGTAAAACTgaattttttctaaaaaatgtaatgttcaaATAATATCAGTTTATGTCACAAAAGAGCTTTGGGGCCTTGAATAGATTACATATGatatatgaattattaaagCAAATATAACTGCAAACTGTGCTAAGCTAACTAGTCAGTCATGAAGTTATAGAAAAGTATATCAGAATTTGGTTATTTAAACATAACACAGAGCAAAAAAGGACCAAAGTTCTAATTCACGTTTGTAATAGGATATAGTTTTTAACAGTTGTAAGTTGTACATCAGGGATTTGATTAAAGATACAGCTTTTTTAAagcttaatattttttttttttagcagtcaCCATATGTCATCTGCTATTAACCATCTACTATAgctctgaaaaacaaacattatgaAATGCTAACTGTAGTCGTATAATCCACATACAGCCAGAGTGGTATCTGACTCAGGTCCTCATGTGGATGGGCCACAATTCCAGCTTCATGGAGGAGAAGATTCAGCCCATTTTTGACCGTGGAAGTGCCAAAGTCAATGCAAAGGTAAGACAAGTTAAATATATGTTTCACCCACAGCATGGGTCAGATACATGTGTAGTCCTTCCTGTGTTCATTAGGTAGAGCTGTGCAGAGGGCTCCTTACTCTGGTGCTTGACAAACTGGCTCAGGATGCCCAACGGCTACTCTATGACGATGCTCTCTTCTGCCACCTGGTGGATGAGGTGCTGCAGTTTGAGAAGGAGCTGCGCTCTACACACTCCTACCCCAGCAAGTACCCTGGAGCCCTGCACATACTGCTGGAGGAGAACGTCTTTCAGAAGTGGCTCAGtgtggagagaaagagtgagaccTCTGAAAGTGTAACTGAAGACACGTACTGGAGTTTACCGGAGCACTGTAATtgtagtttaaataaaataaacctgtttgTGTTGATATTTAGTGGCACTGGAGAAGGTGGATGCCATGTTGTCTGCAGAGGGGGCCTGGAGCTCTCAATACAAAGACATCTCCGATATGGATGAGCTGAAAGCACCAGACTGTGCAGAGACTTTTATGACTTTACTTCTGGTCATCACAGGTAcaagctatttatttatattaacattattgtGTTAAGGTAAAAGAATTAATTCTGGTTTTCTGATGTTTTATCAATGTAGAGTATAAAACACCCGTTAGTGTGCCTTTGATTAGGCGTCAGGTATGTCCCTATAGGAACAAAGCTAAAGAAAGCTGTGTGCTACTTAGAGCAATTTTCTAAGAGTGTATGGTGTTTTCCTCATGCTGTTTATTAACTCTCT
Encoded proteins:
- the rint1 gene encoding RAD50-interacting protein 1, yielding MAAPAKDHNNINNTDVCMPGLLNESYSDTKHASYDGIWTDYVGEVVEREIGGDLKSLRKVKGLLEKLTAENKVLEEQVETVSSSVPLRVSAALADAEESWSKLETLLQRERVLSNTLQQHLQGAQSWADSLGQTLGELDTLERHMKYLQCLSRIEELSDSIQQFLMTNSVWEAIGEVGNMATLDMSLKDSGCTHLQAFLRETLHFWHKILKDKLSSDFEEVLTQLHWPIVSPPTQSLSPLPNAQELSSQLELLVSQLISLQTSDDLISETKEVPIRPGQPQAPPLSLPVQIMLQPLSKRFRYHFTGNRQTNSLSKPEWYLTQVLMWMGHNSSFMEEKIQPIFDRGSAKVNAKVELCRGLLTLVLDKLAQDAQRLLYDDALFCHLVDEVLQFEKELRSTHSYPSKYPGALHILLEENVFQKWLSVERKMALEKVDAMLSAEGAWSSQYKDISDMDELKAPDCAETFMTLLLVITDRYRSLPCPRAQLSFLALQRELVDDFRIRLTQVMKEESRQPLGTRYCAILNSANYISTVLSDWSDNVFFLQLQQVAVSVGDEVLGPLGATESGRLASLEGSLFEELLSLLERLKGDMLGRLLDAVMRDVKEKAQPYCRDRWISLPSQCDQTIMSLSSSACPMLLCLRDHLLQLQQLLCLPLFQMFWQGLAERLDLFLYQDVILYNHFNEGGAAQLQFDMTRNLFPLFGHYCKRPENFFKHVKEACIILNLKVGPALLLCDVLKQEEEPGEGEDSLRHQQPTPESALNELGVYKLAPKDAQILLNLRSAWLNH